The Amycolatopsis sp. DG1A-15b genome window below encodes:
- a CDS encoding NAD kinase yields MTTEREVLLMVHPDREATGEAAREVSARFAKAGIRIRVIEEDVCALINPDEHGVGSRCTVVGADGNPTDGVELIFVLGGDGTLLRAAELARPAGVPVLGVNLGRVGFLAEADSDALADTVQRVVDGDYQVEERMTIDVTVTHDGEEVARTWALNEASVEKSTRERVLDALIEVDGRPVSAFGCDGVLCATPTGSTAYAFSAGGPIIWPDVQALLVVPSNAHAMFARPLVVSRDSVITVGIDPDGSSAVLTCDGTRPIDLLPGARVRVTCGKTPVRLVRLWDGPFTDRLVQKFSLPVKSWRERHARPVE; encoded by the coding sequence ATGACCACCGAACGTGAAGTGCTCCTCATGGTGCACCCCGATCGTGAAGCGACGGGCGAGGCCGCGCGCGAGGTTTCGGCGCGCTTCGCCAAGGCCGGTATCCGGATCCGGGTGATCGAGGAGGACGTCTGCGCGCTCATCAACCCGGACGAGCACGGTGTCGGGTCGAGGTGCACCGTCGTCGGCGCGGACGGCAACCCCACCGACGGCGTCGAGCTGATCTTCGTCCTCGGCGGTGACGGCACGCTGCTGCGCGCGGCCGAGCTCGCCCGGCCCGCCGGGGTGCCGGTGCTGGGCGTGAACCTCGGGCGCGTCGGCTTCCTCGCCGAAGCCGACTCCGACGCCCTGGCCGACACCGTCCAGCGGGTGGTCGACGGCGACTACCAGGTCGAAGAGCGGATGACCATCGACGTCACGGTCACCCACGACGGCGAAGAGGTCGCCCGCACCTGGGCGCTCAACGAAGCCAGCGTGGAGAAGAGCACCCGGGAGCGGGTGCTGGACGCGCTGATCGAGGTCGACGGCCGCCCGGTGTCCGCCTTCGGCTGCGACGGTGTGCTGTGCGCCACACCGACCGGCTCGACCGCGTACGCGTTTTCGGCGGGCGGCCCGATCATCTGGCCGGACGTCCAGGCGCTGCTGGTGGTGCCGAGCAACGCGCACGCGATGTTCGCGCGCCCGCTGGTCGTCTCGCGCGACTCGGTGATCACCGTCGGGATCGACCCGGACGGCTCGTCGGCGGTGCTGACCTGCGACGGGACCCGGCCGATCGATCTGCTGCCGGGTGCGCGGGTGCGCGTGACCTGCGGCAAGACCCCGGTGCGGCTGGTCCGGCTGTGGGACGGGCCGTTCACCGATCGCCTGGTGCAGAAGTTCTCGCTGCCGGTGAAGAGCTGGCGCGAACGGCACGCGCGGCCGGTGGAATAG
- a CDS encoding TlyA family RNA methyltransferase, whose translation MPKRARLDAELVRRGLARSREQASALIAGGKVTVRGMVATKPATGVESGAPIVVKDEDDPGWASRGAHKLLGALEAFTDLSVEGKRCLDAGASTGGFTDVLLRNGAATVIAADVGRGLLDWRIRTDERVVVMDRTNVRNLTPGDLGGQVDLVVGDLSFISLKLVLPALAACARDGADLVPMVKPQFEVGKDRLGSGGVVRDPQLRAESVLTVIDEAAKLGLALRGVTASPLPGPSGNVEYFVWLKKDHVAESTVDAVNRSEAERLVRTAVEEGPA comes from the coding sequence GTGCCCAAGCGGGCCCGCCTCGACGCGGAACTGGTCCGGCGCGGCCTCGCCCGCTCGCGCGAGCAGGCCTCGGCCCTGATCGCCGGCGGCAAGGTCACCGTCCGCGGCATGGTCGCGACCAAACCCGCCACCGGCGTGGAGTCCGGCGCGCCGATCGTCGTCAAGGACGAAGACGACCCCGGCTGGGCCTCGCGCGGCGCGCACAAGCTCCTCGGCGCCCTCGAAGCGTTCACGGACCTGAGCGTCGAGGGCAAGCGCTGCCTCGACGCGGGCGCGTCCACCGGCGGCTTCACCGACGTCCTGCTCCGGAACGGCGCGGCCACCGTGATCGCCGCCGACGTCGGCCGCGGGCTGCTCGACTGGCGGATCCGCACCGACGAACGTGTAGTGGTCATGGATCGCACGAACGTCCGCAACCTCACACCCGGCGACCTCGGCGGGCAAGTCGACCTCGTCGTCGGCGACCTCTCGTTCATCTCGCTCAAGCTCGTGCTGCCCGCGCTCGCGGCCTGCGCGCGCGACGGCGCCGATCTGGTGCCGATGGTGAAGCCGCAGTTCGAGGTGGGCAAGGACCGCCTCGGCAGCGGCGGCGTGGTCCGGGACCCGCAGCTGCGGGCGGAATCGGTGCTCACCGTCATCGACGAGGCCGCGAAACTCGGGCTCGCGCTGCGCGGCGTGACCGCCAGCCCGCTGCCCGGGCCGTCCGGGAACGTCGAGTACTTCGTGTGGCTGAAGAAAGATCACGTGGCCGAGTCCACTGTGGACGCGGTAAACAGGTCTGAGGCCGAGCGGCTCGTCCGAACCGCCGTCGAGGAAGGGCCCGCATGA
- a CDS encoding HAD-IIA family hydrolase has product MSDALLAAYDAVLFDLDGTVYHGTRVIPGAPETVRAAREHGTPVRFVTNNASKAPDEVVAHLTGLGMPAEIGEVHTSAQAGVQLLKERLAPGAEVLVVGTDSLAAEVAGAGLTPVRENGDGVQAVVQGHSPDNTWAALAEACLAIRAGALWVACNVDATLPSERGLLPGNGSMVAALRTATDVEPLVAGKPQPLLFDTAARSAGAERPLVVGDRLDTDIAGAVAAGIDSLVVLSGVATPKQLIEAIPAERGTYLARDLTALTEAAEDLKIGPRPGWTVTTEDGVLAATGDGDDLDLLRAFCHAAWETGVTELGADAEARLGDS; this is encoded by the coding sequence ATGAGTGACGCCCTCCTCGCGGCCTACGACGCGGTCCTCTTCGACCTCGACGGCACCGTCTACCACGGCACGCGGGTGATCCCGGGTGCCCCGGAGACGGTGCGGGCCGCGCGGGAGCACGGCACGCCCGTCCGGTTCGTCACGAACAACGCCTCGAAGGCGCCCGACGAGGTCGTCGCGCACCTCACCGGTCTCGGCATGCCCGCCGAGATCGGCGAGGTGCACACCAGCGCCCAGGCCGGCGTCCAGCTGCTGAAGGAACGGCTCGCGCCCGGCGCCGAGGTCCTCGTCGTCGGGACCGACTCGCTCGCCGCCGAAGTCGCCGGGGCCGGCCTGACGCCGGTGCGGGAGAACGGCGACGGCGTCCAGGCCGTCGTCCAGGGGCACTCGCCGGACAACACCTGGGCCGCGCTGGCCGAGGCCTGCCTGGCCATCCGCGCCGGCGCGCTGTGGGTGGCCTGCAACGTCGACGCGACGCTGCCCAGCGAGCGCGGCCTGCTGCCCGGCAACGGCTCGATGGTCGCCGCGCTGCGCACCGCCACCGACGTCGAACCCCTGGTCGCAGGCAAGCCGCAGCCGCTGCTGTTCGACACCGCCGCGCGCTCGGCCGGCGCGGAGCGGCCTCTGGTCGTCGGCGACCGGCTCGACACCGACATCGCCGGGGCGGTCGCCGCGGGCATCGACTCCCTGGTCGTCCTGTCCGGCGTGGCGACGCCGAAGCAGCTGATCGAGGCGATCCCGGCCGAGCGGGGCACCTACCTCGCCCGCGACCTCACGGCGCTCACCGAAGCGGCCGAAGACCTCAAAATCGGTCCGCGGCCGGGCTGGACAGTCACCACCGAGGACGGCGTCCTCGCCGCGACGGGTGACGGCGACGACCTGGACCTGCTTCGAGCCTTCTGCCACGCGGCCTGGGAAACCGGCGTCACGGAGCTCGGCGCGGACGCCGAAGCGCGGCTGGGCGACAGCTGA